AAAATTGCGGTTATTTTTGAAATTTGAGCCCTTTCAAAAATATAAATTTAGCCGCCGTCTCGCTCGCGCCGAGCTCACGCTGCTTTTATGCCGCCGTTAAATTTAGCGCCTTTAAATTTTAGTTCGCCGCAAAATCTCTTGCCAAATTTCGCCTCGACGATGAGAACCAGCACGAAAAATATCTTTTCGTCATTTAAAAAAGCGATTTGGCGAAGGGTTTGATCGGCACTGTTAAATTTAACGCCGTTTTCGCGCAAGGTGCGGCAAAACTCGGCCTCGTCAAAGCCTAGTTTTTGCGAGATCTCAGCGATCGTGTATGGCTCGAGCGATGCGATGATGCGGTCCATGTTGCACATGCTCGGGTTTTTGCGGCGCGTGAGGATGTCTATGAATTCGTTTGCGAGCTTGATGAGCTTTTTCTTGCGATTTATCACATGCAAAACGGCTGCAAGCGCAACCAAAAAGCCCGCAAATTTATGCGCGCTCATCCAAAATTCGCCGTACCTTCCGAGCGCAAAATTTAGCCCCGAAAATGCGAGCAAACTAAGCCCCAAGATCAGCGCGCAAACCAGGCAAAATTTATAAACGATCTCAAATTTGAGCATAAAATCTCCTAAAATATATTTTTGAAATTATACATTTTTTAATATAAGGCATATTTTAAGGACAAATTTAGTCCTTTTATTGATATACATCATTTTTGCGCAAATTTATTTTGGATAAACTTTGTCCGAATTTTTCAAAAGGAGACAAAGTATGCGTGAATACAAGAAGTATTGGTGGGCGCTGGTGGCTGTCGTCACCATCGCTTTCGGGATACTGGGCTACTACGGCGTAGAGGTTTACCGCGAAGCGCCGCCCGTGGTGAGTTTTGCCGATAAAAACGGCAAAATCGTAATCGAGCAAGAGCAAATTTACAAAGGCCAGGAAGCCTGGCAAAGCATCGGCGGTATGCAGGTGGGCTCGGTGTGGGGACACGGAGCGTATCAGGCGCCTGACTGGACGGCTGATTGGCTACATAAAGAGCTAGTCGCGTTTATGGATATCAAGGCCGCTCAGCTTTACGGAGCCAAATTTGACGCTCTAAGCACCGAACAGCAAGCTAACATCAAAGCTCTAACAAAAAGCGAATACCGCACGAATACGCTAAAAAACGGCGTTATAACGATCAGCGACGAGAGGATCGCCGCGGCAAAGGTAGTACGTGACGAGTATAACGGACTTTTTGGTAACGACCCAAAATACCAAAAGCTACGCGAAAACTACGCGATGAAAAACAACACGCTGGCCAAAGAGGAAAACCGCGAGCAGCTAAATGATTTCTTCTTCTGGGCGACCTGGGCTACGGCGACAAATCGCCCAAATAGCGAGGCTACATACACGAACAACTGGCCGCACGAACCGCTCATAGATAACATCCCGACGCAAGAAAACGTATTTTGGACGATTATTAGCGTTACGATTTTGGTTGCGGGCGTTGGCCTCTTAGTTTGGTTTTCAAATTTCTACGGAGAAAAAGATCACGAAAGGCTCGCTCCTATCGATGCCGATCCGCTCTCAAGGCTAAATTTGACTCCGTCTCAAAAGGCGCTTGGCAAGTACCTTTTTGTAGCGCTCGCGCTTTTTGTTTTCCAGATCATGATAGGCGGCTTTGTAGCGCACTACACGGTCGAGGGGCAGGAGTTTTACGGTATAAATTTATCCGAGCATATCCCGTACTCTTTAGCGCGCACTTGGCACATCCAGGCGAGCATTTTCTGGATCGCGACGGGCTTTTTGGCGGCTGGACTTTTCCTGGCGCCTATCATCAACGGCGGCAAGGATCCTAAATTTCAAAAACTAGGCGTGGATCTGCTATTTTACGCGCTACTTTTCCTAGTCGTGGGTAGCTTTATCGGCGAATACATGGCGATAGCGGGCAAGATGGACGCTAGCCTGAGCTTTTGGCTGGGACACCAAGGATACGAGTATATCGAGCTTGGCAGGGTTTGGCAGCTTATTTTGTTTGTCGGTCTTGTTATCTGGATGGCGCTCGTGCTTCGCGGCTTTGTGGGCGGATTTAAGGCTGATGGCGATAAAAACCTGCTAGCTATATTTACGGCTTCTGCTATCGCGGTGGGACTTTTCTACGGCGCGGGACTATTTTACGGACAAAGAAGCCCGCTACCGGTGATGGAGTACTGGCGCTGGTGGGTCGTTCACCTTTGGGTCGAGGGCTTTTTCGAGGTATTTGCGACCGCGTCGCTTGCATTCGTGTTTGCATCTTTGGGTCTAGTGGGCAAAAAATTTGCGACTTACTCAACCTTGGCAAGTGCTAGCTTGTTTTTGATCGGCGGTATCCCAGGCACCTTCCACCACCTTTATTTTGCGGGAACAACCACTCCGATCATGGCTGTGGGCGCTAGCTTTTCCGCGCTTGAGGTCGTACCTTTGGTGCTTCTTGGAGCAGAGGCGTTTCATCAGTATTCGCTTCAGTTTGCGCAAAGCTGGGCGAAAAATCTCAAATGGCCGCTTTACTGCTTTATTGCGGTGGCATTTTGGAATATGCTAGGAGCCGGCGTGTTTGGCTTCCTTATCAACCCGCCGCTATTTTTGTTCTACATCCAGGGACTAAACACCACTTCGGTGCACGGACACGCAGCGCTGTTTGGCGTTTACGGCTTTTTGGCGCTAGGTTTTGTTTGGCTCGTCGCGCTTTATCTTTTCAAAGGGCAAGAATTTAACGACAAGCTGATGAAAGTAGGCTTTTGGTCGCTAAACGCGGGACTAATGCTGATGATCGTAGCATCGCTGCTTCCGATCGGTCTTTATCAAGCGGTCGCTGCGATAGATGTGGGCATGTGGTACGCTAGAAGCGCGGAGTTCCTGCAAATGGATCACTTGCAAAATTTACGCTGGCTAAGGATGATCGGCGATACGATCTTTATCATCGGCGGCGTTTGCTTCTTTATCCAGATTCTTAAATTTATCGCGGGAAGCTGCGGCTGCAAGGCTAAAGCCTAACCGCCTAAGCCCCTACTTTAGGGGCTTAGCTTCTTCTAAACTTCTATCTTGTACAATTCGCCCCAAAAGGACGAAAATGCAAAAATTCAAAAAATACTTTCAAATTTCCATCATTACCTTTCTGTTTGCCCTGCACGCCTTAGCGTTTGCGGCGATAAACTACGCTTTTCCGCACTACGACGAGGTGATCATCACGGGCGGCGAGGTCAAGCGCATGGACAAAGACGGCTTTATCGACGCGCAAAATCCCGCCGACGGCCCGACGCGCGACGTGTATTTTATCTACACGCGGGAGTTAAACGGCACGAAGGTGATGCCGTATCGCAACGAGGATACGGGCTGGGGCTTGCCGCTTTATTTTAAATTTAACTCCGCCGACGTCCAAGCTGCCGCGCAAAGTCTAGTGGGCGAAGGCAGGGCGCAGATCAAATACTACGGCTGGCGCATCGCGATGTTTGATATGTTTAGAAACGCCGTTTCCGTTAAAAAGCTAAAAGAGGGCGAGACCCGTGCAAATCCTATTTTTAGCTATATATTTTACGCTTTGACTGCGGTTTCGTTTGTGGTTTGCGCCGCTTTTGTTAGAAGAAAATTTAAAGACGAGCCAAGCTCAAATTTATAATCCAAGCTAAATTTGAGCGGCTTTTCGTCGCCTCGCTCAAATTTGACTAGGCAGTAGCGGTAAATTTGACGTAAAATTTGAGGCCAAAGAAGATACGAGCTTTGTGCTCTAATAAACGAAAATTTAAAAAAGAATTTTTATTTTCAGGCGGGATTATTTTTGGTTATCGTTTTGCTCGGATTTTTGGTAGTTTGGATGCAGGAGTAGTCAAATTTGAGCGGGCAAATTTGACTAAGACGAGCTAAATTTAACGACACAAAGCCGCCGCGCGTTTTACTCCTCGATATTGCTCGGCGAGATCGGCTTACCCAGCAAAAACCCTTGCGCGTATTTGATGCCAAATTTCTTTATCTCGGCGAGGATTTCCTCTGAGCTTACAAACTCTGCCACGACGTTATAGCCTTGTCTTCCGGCAAAGTCGATGATAGTTTGCAGTAGATACCTAGCGTTTTTGTCGTACGGCAGCTTTTTGATGATCGAGCCATCGATCTTGATCGTGTCGATATCAAGCTCCAAGATACGGTAGTAGTTAGAGTAGCCGCTACCGAAATCATCGATCGAGATTTTGCAGTCGTAAGTGCGGATCTTGTTGATGAAGTCATTTACGATCTTGTAATCATCCACGCCCTCGCTCTCTAATATCTCAAAATACACGTGCTCAGGCCTTGAGCAGACACGTAGCTTTTTCTCTATAAGATCCCTTATGCTCTCGTTTGCGATATCGCTGCTAGAAAGGTTCATAGAAAAGCTCGTGTTTGTAAATTTCTCCACGAGTCTAAATACGTGCTCGACGACCTTTTTGGTGATATCGTTATAAAGCGAAATTTTCTTTGCTATGTCCAAAAACTCGCCCGGATAGCGGATCTTGCCGTTTTCGTCGATAAGGCGCACGAGCACTTCGTAGTATTTGACTCGAGCCGTTTCGCCAGATACGTCGTAGATCGGCTGGCACTCGACGATCACGGTATCGTTATATAGCGCGTTTTCGATGGTGCGCGACATGACTTGGTTGTGATAATACTGCTGTTCGATGTGACTATTTTCAGTATAAAACTGCGCCGTTTCGCCATTTTGTTTAGCTTCATGGTGAGCTAACATAGCCTGTGTTAGGCGGTTTGTTTGGGGCGTATCTTGAGGCATGCTAACGCCTATGGTTATTTTGATATTAGGGATAAATTCCTTTGCGCCTTCAACTGTAATATAAAGGTTATTAGCCTTAAAATAATCAATAAATCTGCGCACCGCCAAATACGCATCATCGCCGCAATACCAAATACAAAACTCGTCAAACTGTACCCTGTAAATATCTGCGTCCATTTTATAAGTATCGATGCAAAGCTGAAGCGTCGCCGCAAATGAAGCAATGATGGCGTCCACGGTCTTTGTTTTGTAAAAAAATCGAAAATCCATAAAGTTGTTGATGTTTATGTAGATGATCATGCCGCCCGAGCCCTGCTCCATCCTTTGCGTTAGAGCAAAGTAGCTGCCAAGCCCCGTTAACTTGTCTTTTAACGCTTCGTTTTGTAGCTCTTTGTTTTTGTTTTCGAGCTCTTTTGTCATCGCGATCTCTTTGGTTTTATCAAATTTGATCGACATATAGCCGTCTTTGTCGCCACTTTCGTTAAAGAGCGGAGAAAAAATTACCTGTTCATAGATTAGCTCGCCGCTTTTTGTTTTACTGACTAGTTCGTCGGCTCGCCAAATTTGATCCGCTTCTATGGTTTTTAGCATATCTTGATAAAATTCATCGGGGTGCAGGCGAGACTTTATAATGTTTATGTTTTTATCTTTTAACTCTTCAAATTTATATCCGAAATTTTGCTCGAAAATTTTATTTACGTATTTTACTTTTCTATTGAGATCGGTAAAAGTTATGGCATTAAAGCTATTATCTACGGCTTGCTCGAAACGATTTAGTAGCCTAATATTGTTTCTAGCTCTGACGTAAGATACATAGATAAAAACTGACGCCAGCGCAAATAACGCAAACACCAATACTATCGTCTCGCGCAAATTTGACAATACGTTTTGTATATAGCGTTCATTGCCTTTTTTTAGATTATATAGTTTTTTATTGATTTCAAGAGAATTTATACGGCTATAAATTTCTTGTACTTGTTCGTAACAACTGAGTAATTTTTGTACGTCGGCTAAAAATCCAGCGTCGCTTTTGCTCAACTTCGGCTCTTTTAAATACTCGTTTAAAAGCTTCCTAGGTCCTTTTAGGTCAATGTTTAAATCGTACCTAAACATCAAAATTTGCGGCATAAGTTTGTTAAAATAAAGTCCGTCTAGAGCTTCAAATTTCAAAATTATCTCGTCGTAAATAAGTTTCGCCATTGTCGTCGCGGAGTTAAATTTATCCGTTAGATCGACTCTCTTTTCAACCGCGTTTTCCAATTCGCTAAAAGTTTTTTCGTTTAGCGCAAGTTTTTCAAATGATATTAGATTACTCCCGTCAAGCTTACTAAGACCATCTTTCAACTCCGCCGTATAGCGCGCCACTGCATCATAGTCGGCTTCCAGGAGGCTTTTATCAAATAAAAAATTTACCTCGCTATTGGCATCCATCATATTCTCGATAGTACCCTTCCATTCATACGCCGTTACCAAATCCTTGGTAGCCTTATATGTCATAATCGTACCGAAAAATGCGATACAAACGATGATAAAAAACAAAATTTTATGGAAGATTATCTTGTGTTTCATTTTAAAATTTCCGGTTTTTCGCCGCTTAAAGTCAGCAAAAATTTATAAAGTAAAAGCGTCTGATCGTCGCTTAAATCGTAGTTTATATACTTTTTAGCAATAAATTTAATCGAATCCTTGAGGCTCGCTATCTCTCCACTATAAAGATAAGGCGCAGTTTTTTCGATATTTCGTAAGCTAGGCACTTTGTAGCGCGCCGTCTTATTGTCTTCGTTAAATTTTGGATCATAGTAGATGTTGGCGCCTAAATTTACGCCGCTGTGGCAGTTTATGCAACCGATGGTTTTAAATAGTTCAAATCCGCGTTTTTCCTCGTCATTAAAAACGCTCTCGTTGCCGCTGATAAATTTATCAAATTTGGCGTTTGGCGTGATGAGGGCTTTTTCAAAATTTACCAGCGCATCGATGATACCCTCAAAGCTTACCCCATCCTCATAAAGCTCTTCAAATTTATTCCTATAAACGGAGTTTTGATTTACCTTTTGGACTAGAAATTTCGGCTCGCTAGCAAGCTCGTTTTCACTAATCAGACTTCGCTCTACTTGTGCCGCTAAGTCTTTTATCTCTCCGTTCTTAAAAAAGATAAAATTTAACGCCGAATTTAGCGCGGTAGGCGGGCTAATTTCCTCGTCGGCGGAGATTTTTACGTTTTTTTTACTCGTGCCGCTTAAGTCCCAGTAAAGATTATGGCATTTCTCGCAAGATAGCGTTCCGCTCAGGCTTATCGAGGCATCGAAAAACAGCTCCTTGCCTAGCCTGGCTTTTTGTTCGTCAAATTTTAGTTGAGTGACGGGCGATAAAACGTGCGAAGCGGCGAAAGCTTGAACGCAAAAGAAGCATAAAACGCACGAAAATATCTGCAAAAACGCTCGCGACAACTAAAATCCTTTTTAAATTTTAAATAAATAAAGCGATTATATCTTAAAAAACTAAAAGCTTCATTGAAGAGACGATTTTTTCCGTCACGAAGCCGTCCTGCGCGATGCTTTCTAGCCGCGATCTGACAGCATTTTCATCGTGCGTAAAATTTGCTATCTGTAAATGCCAAAGCGCGTTTTGCGTCATCTCTTCAAGCGTGCGTTTTTGCTCGCGAGACTCCTCGAGCACGCAGGAGTTGAAAGCGATATTTTCTCGGCGCAAGTACTCTTCGAAAAAATTTGCCTTTTCTTTAAAGCACCCTCTGTGCGAGCCTTCGTAAAAAAGCTCTAAAACGCTTGAATATCGCGGTTTGTTCCACCAAAGATAGACCCTTTTTTCGCCCAAATTTATAAATTTTACAAAATCCTCCTCATCCGCGATCGCAGGGCTCATCGTGCTAAAAGCCACGTCGTAGACGCGGTTTGGGTTAAAGTTTTTAAAATCGCTTTGTACGGCGGTTAAATTTGAAATATTAAATTTCGCCGCGTCTTCAACCATGACTTTTAGCATCTCGCCTGAGATATCCATGCCTGTTATCTCGCGGCAAATTTGCGCCAAAAACAGCGTATGCACGCCCGTGCCGCAGCCTATATCAACGACGCTTTTGCCCTCAAATTTGACGCCAAACTCGGCGATCTTAGCGTAAAGCCCTCTATGAAAAACGCTAGGCTCGCCCGTAAATCTCGAATAGCTCGCCGCCTTTTTGTCCCACATCTCTTTCATTTTGTTTGCCTTTAAATTTTTGCTACAATTTTAGCGTTTTTAGGAGCGAAAATGAAAATTTTTTACTACGAATTTACCGTGGGCGAGGATGCCATCGACGTGAACCATCACGCAAATAACGCTCACTATGTGATTTGGATGCAAGAAGCGGCCAACGCGCACTCAAACGCCGTGGGCGACCTCATCGAGACCAATCTCGCGCAAAACCGCACGTGGATGGTGCGCAGGCATGAGATAGACTATCTGGGGCAGCTATTTTTGGGCGATAAAGTGAGCGTGAAAACATGGACGCAGCCCGAAAAAAGAAGCTGCTCCAAGCGTTTTTACGAGTTTAGCAAGGACGGCGTACTGGTCGCTAGCGCGGTGACGACTTACGTGTTTTTTGATCTTGCGCGCGGTCGTCCGATCGCGATACCGCCGGAGATCGCAAAGCTTTATGAGGATTAGTTTTGTAGCGCCCGCGTCAAATTTGAGTTTTAAATTTTGGCGAAACCAATCGCTTTAAATTTGCGGCAAAATTTGCTCGACAAGCGGATTTAAGCTGCAAATTTACCATCAAATTTGAGCGTAAATTTTAAAAACACTCGTCGCAAACGCCCTTAACCACGACGCTTTTGACGTGATTTTGTTTTAGGCGCGGCATGTCGATATTGGTCATCTTGTGGCAGACGTCGCAGACGAAATACGCCTTTGCTCCGCTTTCAAGCTCGTAGAAATTCTTGCGGTTATTTTCGCTTTTTAGCACGATGCCCTTAGTCTCAAAAAGGTCCATACAGCGGTAAAACGTGGTTTTGTTTGCATCGATTTGGGCTAAAATTTCATCATAGCTAAGCGGTGCGGCGGCGGCGTGTAAAATGTGTAAGATCTCTAGTCTAAGCGGAGTGATTTTGATATCATTTTTCGTTAAAAGCTCCTCAAAACCGGCTTTTTCTTCCAAATTTTCGCTCATATTTTTCCTCCGCGTTAAGAATTTTAGGGTATTATACCCTGAGAAAAATTAATTTGCAACTAAGTTGCTTTTGATATAATTTCGCCCAAATTTTAACACGGAAAGGATAAAAATGAGAAAAATTTTCGCGTTTTTATGTTTGGGCTTAGTCGCGCTATACGCCAAAGGACAAGTTAGCGTCAGTATTTTGCCGCAGCAGTATTTCGTCAAGCAAATCGCGGGCGACGCGGTCGAGGTAAACGTAATGGTAGGCAAAGGAGCCGATCCGCACACGTACGAACCAAAGCCAAAACAGATGACCGCGCTTGAAAAAAGCGATCTATATTTTGCTATAGGGATCGAGTTTGAGGAGGCTTGGCTGCCGAAATTTCAAAAATCTTATCCAAACCTTAAAATCATAAAAACCGATGAGGGCGTAGAAAAGATCAAATTTGAAGGTCACCACGAGCATGCGGGCCACGATCATCATGACGCCAAGCACGAACACGCTCATCACGAGCATAAACACGAGCATGCGGGCCACGATCACGAGCATCACCACGGCGAATTTGACCCGCACATCTGG
This is a stretch of genomic DNA from Campylobacter showae CSUNSWCD. It encodes these proteins:
- a CDS encoding DUF1523 family protein, with protein sequence MQKFKKYFQISIITFLFALHALAFAAINYAFPHYDEVIITGGEVKRMDKDGFIDAQNPADGPTRDVYFIYTRELNGTKVMPYRNEDTGWGLPLYFKFNSADVQAAAQSLVGEGRAQIKYYGWRIAMFDMFRNAVSVKKLKEGETRANPIFSYIFYALTAVSFVVCAAFVRRKFKDEPSSNL
- a CDS encoding nitric-oxide reductase large subunit, producing the protein MREYKKYWWALVAVVTIAFGILGYYGVEVYREAPPVVSFADKNGKIVIEQEQIYKGQEAWQSIGGMQVGSVWGHGAYQAPDWTADWLHKELVAFMDIKAAQLYGAKFDALSTEQQANIKALTKSEYRTNTLKNGVITISDERIAAAKVVRDEYNGLFGNDPKYQKLRENYAMKNNTLAKEENREQLNDFFFWATWATATNRPNSEATYTNNWPHEPLIDNIPTQENVFWTIISVTILVAGVGLLVWFSNFYGEKDHERLAPIDADPLSRLNLTPSQKALGKYLFVALALFVFQIMIGGFVAHYTVEGQEFYGINLSEHIPYSLARTWHIQASIFWIATGFLAAGLFLAPIINGGKDPKFQKLGVDLLFYALLFLVVGSFIGEYMAIAGKMDASLSFWLGHQGYEYIELGRVWQLILFVGLVIWMALVLRGFVGGFKADGDKNLLAIFTASAIAVGLFYGAGLFYGQRSPLPVMEYWRWWVVHLWVEGFFEVFATASLAFVFASLGLVGKKFATYSTLASASLFLIGGIPGTFHHLYFAGTTTPIMAVGASFSALEVVPLVLLGAEAFHQYSLQFAQSWAKNLKWPLYCFIAVAFWNMLGAGVFGFLINPPLFLFYIQGLNTTSVHGHAALFGVYGFLALGFVWLVALYLFKGQEFNDKLMKVGFWSLNAGLMLMIVASLLPIGLYQAVAAIDVGMWYARSAEFLQMDHLQNLRWLRMIGDTIFIIGGVCFFIQILKFIAGSCGCKAKA
- a CDS encoding bifunctional diguanylate cyclase/phosphodiesterase, which produces MKHKIIFHKILFFIIVCIAFFGTIMTYKATKDLVTAYEWKGTIENMMDANSEVNFLFDKSLLEADYDAVARYTAELKDGLSKLDGSNLISFEKLALNEKTFSELENAVEKRVDLTDKFNSATTMAKLIYDEIILKFEALDGLYFNKLMPQILMFRYDLNIDLKGPRKLLNEYLKEPKLSKSDAGFLADVQKLLSCYEQVQEIYSRINSLEINKKLYNLKKGNERYIQNVLSNLRETIVLVFALFALASVFIYVSYVRARNNIRLLNRFEQAVDNSFNAITFTDLNRKVKYVNKIFEQNFGYKFEELKDKNINIIKSRLHPDEFYQDMLKTIEADQIWRADELVSKTKSGELIYEQVIFSPLFNESGDKDGYMSIKFDKTKEIAMTKELENKNKELQNEALKDKLTGLGSYFALTQRMEQGSGGMIIYININNFMDFRFFYKTKTVDAIIASFAATLQLCIDTYKMDADIYRVQFDEFCIWYCGDDAYLAVRRFIDYFKANNLYITVEGAKEFIPNIKITIGVSMPQDTPQTNRLTQAMLAHHEAKQNGETAQFYTENSHIEQQYYHNQVMSRTIENALYNDTVIVECQPIYDVSGETARVKYYEVLVRLIDENGKIRYPGEFLDIAKKISLYNDITKKVVEHVFRLVEKFTNTSFSMNLSSSDIANESIRDLIEKKLRVCSRPEHVYFEILESEGVDDYKIVNDFINKIRTYDCKISIDDFGSGYSNYYRILELDIDTIKIDGSIIKKLPYDKNARYLLQTIIDFAGRQGYNVVAEFVSSEEILAEIKKFGIKYAQGFLLGKPISPSNIEE
- a CDS encoding Fur family transcriptional regulator, which produces MSENLEEKAGFEELLTKNDIKITPLRLEILHILHAAAAPLSYDEILAQIDANKTTFYRCMDLFETKGIVLKSENNRKNFYELESGAKAYFVCDVCHKMTNIDMPRLKQNHVKSVVVKGVCDECF
- a CDS encoding acyl-CoA thioesterase, with the protein product MKIFYYEFTVGEDAIDVNHHANNAHYVIWMQEAANAHSNAVGDLIETNLAQNRTWMVRRHEIDYLGQLFLGDKVSVKTWTQPEKRSCSKRFYEFSKDGVLVASAVTTYVFFDLARGRPIAIPPEIAKLYED
- a CDS encoding cytochrome-c peroxidase; its protein translation is MSRAFLQIFSCVLCFFCVQAFAASHVLSPVTQLKFDEQKARLGKELFFDASISLSGTLSCEKCHNLYWDLSGTSKKNVKISADEEISPPTALNSALNFIFFKNGEIKDLAAQVERSLISENELASEPKFLVQKVNQNSVYRNKFEELYEDGVSFEGIIDALVNFEKALITPNAKFDKFISGNESVFNDEEKRGFELFKTIGCINCHSGVNLGANIYYDPKFNEDNKTARYKVPSLRNIEKTAPYLYSGEIASLKDSIKFIAKKYINYDLSDDQTLLLYKFLLTLSGEKPEILK